Proteins encoded in a region of the Deinococcus radiopugnans ATCC 19172 genome:
- a CDS encoding carboxypeptidase M32, with translation MTSTPATDTAWEALQTRWQELADLGGIGSLLGWDQSTYLPAGAAAGRSRQQSLLSRLAHARATDAEYGRLLDGAQNRSDLSPAQTRMVAVARKNFEEATRLPADFVAAWSQHGGDSYSAWTTARPDNDFARMVPYLEKSRDFSLQAAAYFPEFSDPMDYFIDQSDEGMTAQQVGDVFSKLREALVPLADAVIGAGPPRTDFLGRHYDSGAQLAFGEAVIRDYGYDFTQGRQDLTHHPFMTRLGGHDVRITTRVKTNDPGEALYSTLHESGHAMYEQGVRDDFLGTPIGGGVSAGVHESQSRLWENQVGRSRAFWAAYFGKFRDAFPEQLADVSEEEMHRAVNTVARSLIRTDADELTYNLHVITRYELERQLLGGTLTVRDLNDAWHAAYQQNLGLRAPSDVNGVLQDVHWYFGSIGGAFQGYTLGNVLSAQFYAAAEAANPGLEGDIARADFSRLHGWLKENVYAPGKLYKPAELVERATGQAMTVEPYLKYLREKYGELYGVS, from the coding sequence ATGACCTCCACACCCGCCACGGACACCGCATGGGAAGCCCTCCAGACCCGCTGGCAGGAACTGGCCGATCTGGGCGGCATCGGCTCGCTGCTGGGCTGGGACCAGAGCACCTATCTGCCCGCCGGGGCGGCGGCGGGGCGCTCGCGCCAGCAGTCGCTGCTGTCGCGCCTGGCCCATGCCCGCGCCACCGACGCCGAGTACGGCAGGCTGCTGGACGGGGCGCAGAACCGCAGCGATCTCTCGCCCGCGCAGACGCGCATGGTGGCCGTGGCCCGCAAGAACTTCGAGGAGGCCACCCGCCTGCCCGCCGATTTCGTGGCCGCCTGGAGCCAGCACGGCGGCGACAGCTACAGCGCGTGGACGACGGCGCGGCCCGACAACGACTTCGCGCGCATGGTGCCGTATCTGGAAAAGTCGCGCGACTTCAGCCTTCAGGCGGCCGCCTACTTTCCCGAATTCAGCGATCCGATGGACTACTTCATCGATCAGTCCGACGAGGGCATGACGGCCCAGCAGGTAGGCGACGTGTTCAGCAAACTGCGTGAAGCGCTGGTGCCGCTGGCCGACGCCGTGATTGGGGCTGGGCCGCCCCGCACCGACTTCCTGGGCCGCCATTACGACAGCGGGGCGCAGCTGGCCTTCGGCGAAGCGGTGATCCGCGATTACGGTTATGACTTCACGCAGGGCCGCCAGGATCTGACGCACCACCCCTTCATGACTCGGCTGGGCGGCCACGACGTGCGCATCACCACCCGCGTCAAGACGAATGATCCGGGCGAGGCGCTGTACTCCACGTTGCACGAGTCCGGGCACGCCATGTACGAGCAGGGCGTCCGGGACGACTTCCTGGGCACGCCCATCGGCGGCGGCGTCAGCGCCGGGGTGCACGAGAGCCAGTCGCGGCTCTGGGAAAACCAGGTGGGGCGCAGCCGTGCGTTCTGGGCCGCCTACTTCGGCAAGTTCCGCGACGCCTTTCCCGAGCAGCTCGCGGACGTGTCCGAGGAGGAGATGCACCGCGCCGTGAACACCGTGGCCCGTTCTCTCATCCGCACCGACGCCGACGAGCTGACCTACAACCTGCACGTCATCACCCGCTACGAGCTGGAGCGCCAGTTGCTGGGCGGCACGCTGACCGTGCGTGACCTGAACGACGCGTGGCACGCCGCCTATCAGCAGAACCTGGGCCTGCGCGCCCCCAGCGACGTGAACGGGGTCTTGCAGGACGTCCACTGGTACTTCGGCAGCATCGGCGGGGCCTTTCAGGGCTACACGCTGGGCAACGTCCTGAGCGCGCAGTTCTACGCCGCTGCCGAGGCGGCCAATCCGGGCCTGGAGGGCGACATCGCCCGCGCCGACTTTTCCCGCCTGCACGGCTGGTTGAAAGAAAACGTGTATGCGCCCGGCAAGCTGTACAAACCCGCCGAACTGGTGGAGCGGGCCACCGGGCAGGCCATGACCGTGGAGCCGTACCTGAAGTACCTGCGCGAGAAGTACGGGGAGCTGTACGGGGTGAGCTGA
- a CDS encoding S9 family peptidase, with protein MPQRISLEALAALPTVSALNVSRGGDQVAFYADWTGRFELYTLNLKTREQRQVTDGQAPKAIRAGFVWATDDSRIFLSRDQDGDERQALFTLALASGEVTALQHAPQSMDYAVDAHPDGTRLLVNSTRGGQMNVQVYDLEKEGEAAWTVLTTLPNATQAAAWSPDGTRLTLTTNESADLRNTDGYVLSADGSSLRRVLRVREGSQDSVGEWHPDGKRVAANSDADGNRRVGLLTVETGEVQWLTPADERIEETAGQFSPDGRWLSVIRNVDSTLTPVLYDTATGEARELKLPPGLAVGTQFAHGGSHLLFSYVTSTTRPQVLLYHLADDTTEVLLDAEYGDVDPADFVPGEYVRYPTADGLEVPAILYRPRELEDGKTSPALIHAHGGPTAQFFRGFDAQAQFLADQGYLVLCPNVRGSTGYGVTWRDANLLDWGGRDLADIAAGAEYLKSLPEVDGTRLGIFGGSYGGYLSYMAVVKEPDLFKVGVPIVGITDLHRLYEDNSRVMPQLGYYFRTMMGDPVENAELWRDRSAITHAADLKAHLFMMHGTNDPRCPINQARGFRDALLANGRQEGRDFEYVEFSDEGHGAGDIAGKTRSYRLLTDYLARRL; from the coding sequence ATGCCCCAACGCATCTCCCTGGAAGCCCTGGCGGCCCTGCCGACGGTCTCGGCCCTCAACGTCTCTCGCGGCGGCGATCAGGTGGCCTTTTACGCTGACTGGACGGGGCGCTTCGAGCTGTACACGCTGAACCTGAAGACCCGCGAGCAGCGGCAGGTCACCGATGGGCAGGCCCCCAAAGCCATCCGCGCGGGCTTCGTGTGGGCGACGGACGACTCGCGCATCTTCCTGAGCCGCGATCAGGACGGCGACGAACGGCAGGCGCTGTTCACTCTGGCGCTGGCGTCGGGCGAGGTCACGGCCCTTCAGCACGCGCCGCAGAGCATGGACTACGCGGTGGACGCGCACCCCGACGGCACGCGGCTGCTGGTCAACAGCACGCGCGGCGGGCAGATGAACGTGCAGGTCTATGACCTTGAAAAAGAGGGAGAGGCGGCCTGGACGGTGCTGACCACCCTGCCCAATGCCACCCAGGCCGCCGCCTGGAGTCCCGACGGCACGCGGCTGACCCTGACCACCAACGAGAGCGCGGATTTACGAAACACCGACGGTTACGTGCTGAGCGCCGACGGTTCCAGCCTGCGCCGCGTGCTGCGCGTGCGCGAGGGCAGCCAGGACAGCGTGGGCGAGTGGCACCCGGACGGTAAGCGCGTGGCCGCCAACAGCGACGCAGACGGGAATCGGCGGGTGGGTCTGCTCACGGTGGAGACGGGCGAAGTGCAGTGGCTCACCCCTGCCGACGAGCGCATCGAGGAAACGGCGGGCCAGTTCTCCCCGGATGGGCGCTGGCTGAGCGTCATTCGCAACGTGGACAGCACACTAACGCCCGTGCTGTACGACACGGCCACGGGCGAGGCCCGCGAGCTGAAGCTGCCGCCCGGTCTGGCGGTGGGCACGCAGTTCGCGCACGGCGGCAGCCACCTGCTGTTCAGTTACGTGACCTCCACCACCCGCCCGCAGGTGCTGCTGTACCACTTGGCCGACGACACCACCGAGGTGCTGCTGGACGCCGAATACGGCGACGTCGATCCCGCCGACTTCGTGCCGGGCGAGTATGTCCGCTACCCCACGGCGGACGGGCTGGAGGTGCCGGCGATCCTCTACCGGCCGCGCGAGCTGGAGGACGGCAAAACCTCCCCCGCCCTGATCCACGCGCACGGTGGCCCCACCGCGCAGTTCTTCCGGGGCTTCGACGCGCAGGCGCAGTTTCTGGCCGATCAGGGCTACCTGGTGCTGTGCCCCAACGTGCGCGGCAGCACCGGCTACGGCGTGACGTGGCGCGACGCCAACCTGCTGGACTGGGGCGGGCGCGACCTGGCCGACATCGCCGCCGGGGCGGAATACCTGAAATCGCTGCCAGAGGTGGACGGCACCCGCCTGGGCATCTTCGGGGGCAGCTACGGCGGTTACCTCAGTTACATGGCGGTGGTGAAAGAACCCGATCTGTTCAAGGTGGGCGTGCCCATCGTGGGCATCACCGACCTGCACAGGCTGTACGAGGACAACAGCCGCGTGATGCCGCAACTGGGCTACTACTTCCGCACCATGATGGGTGATCCGGTAGAGAACGCCGAGTTGTGGCGGGACCGCAGTGCCATCACCCACGCCGCCGATCTAAAGGCGCACCTGTTCATGATGCACGGCACCAACGATCCCCGCTGCCCGATCAATCAGGCCAGAGGTTTCCGCGACGCGCTGCTGGCGAACGGGCGCCAGGAAGGCCGTGACTTCGAGTACGTCGAATTTTCCGACGAGGGCCACGGCGCGGGCGACATCGCCGGAAAGACCCGCAGCTACCGCCTGCTGACTGACTACCTGGCGCGGCGCCTGTAG
- a CDS encoding rod shape-determining protein yields MRLSEDIGIDLGTATFLIYTRSRGLVLQEPSVIAMTRDSKQVRAVGEEAYRMIGRTPGGIVAVRPIKDGVIADEGLTEKMITMFLAKVQGNAGRLFGFKPQMMVGVPSSVSDVERRAVLRAALNANAKRAFLIEEPLAAAIGAGLKITEPLGSMVVDIGGGSSDVAVISLGGIVVSESMRVAGNEFDESIIRYVRRKENVLIGERTAEEIKVKVGAAMLVDDAENLVAEVRGRDLINGLPRTISLDSRDVVEALAEPVTRIVEGVKRVLEITPPELVSDIIDRGIVMTGGGSLLRNFDELLRQTTGIPVSVAENAVEAVAVGTGMALDMLAVLGDSLVSSDYYLRR; encoded by the coding sequence GTGAGGCTGTCAGAAGACATTGGAATTGACCTGGGAACGGCGACGTTTCTGATCTATACCCGCAGCCGGGGGCTGGTGTTGCAGGAACCCAGCGTCATCGCCATGACCCGCGACAGCAAGCAGGTCCGGGCGGTGGGCGAGGAAGCGTACCGCATGATCGGGCGCACCCCCGGCGGCATCGTGGCGGTGCGGCCCATCAAGGACGGCGTGATCGCCGACGAGGGTCTGACTGAGAAGATGATCACCATGTTCCTGGCCAAGGTGCAGGGCAACGCCGGGCGGCTGTTCGGGTTCAAGCCGCAGATGATGGTGGGCGTGCCCAGCAGCGTCAGCGACGTGGAGCGCCGGGCCGTGCTGCGGGCGGCCCTGAACGCCAATGCCAAACGGGCCTTTCTCATCGAGGAACCGCTGGCGGCGGCCATCGGCGCGGGCCTCAAGATCACCGAGCCGCTGGGCAGCATGGTGGTGGACATCGGCGGGGGCAGCAGCGACGTGGCCGTGATCTCGCTGGGCGGCATCGTGGTCAGCGAGTCCATGCGCGTGGCAGGCAACGAATTCGACGAGAGCATCATCCGCTACGTGCGCCGCAAGGAAAACGTCCTGATCGGCGAGCGCACCGCCGAGGAGATCAAGGTCAAGGTGGGCGCCGCCATGCTGGTCGACGACGCCGAGAATCTGGTGGCCGAGGTGCGCGGGCGGGACCTGATCAACGGCCTGCCCCGCACCATCAGCCTGGACAGCCGCGACGTGGTCGAAGCCCTGGCCGAACCCGTGACCCGCATCGTGGAGGGGGTCAAGCGCGTGCTGGAGATCACCCCGCCCGAACTGGTCAGCGACATCATCGACCGGGGCATCGTGATGACTGGCGGCGGCAGCCTGCTGCGCAACTTCGACGAGTTGCTGCGTCAGACCACCGGCATTCCCGTTTCCGTGGCCGAGAACGCCGTGGAGGCCGTGGCCGTGGGCACCGGCATGGCGCTGGACATGCTTGCCGTGCTGGGCGACAGTCTGGTGTCCAGCGACTACTACCTGCGCCGTTAA
- the fabZ gene encoding 3-hydroxyacyl-ACP dehydratase FabZ, which translates to MQPILIQEVMKTLPHRFPFLLVDRVLNVENGEVHAIKNVSVNEPFFTGHFPGEPVMPGVLIVEALAQASFFCMHEALEPGTIGYLAGVDGARFKRKVVPGDTLHLHAKLEFMRRGLGKTTCRAEVDGQVAAEATILFAVGKG; encoded by the coding sequence ATGCAACCCATCCTGATTCAAGAGGTCATGAAGACCCTGCCGCACCGCTTTCCCTTTCTGTTGGTCGACCGTGTACTCAATGTCGAGAACGGCGAGGTTCACGCCATCAAGAACGTGAGCGTGAACGAGCCGTTCTTTACCGGCCACTTCCCTGGCGAACCGGTGATGCCCGGTGTGCTGATCGTCGAGGCGCTGGCGCAGGCCAGTTTCTTCTGCATGCACGAGGCTCTGGAACCCGGCACCATCGGCTACCTGGCGGGCGTGGACGGCGCGCGGTTCAAGCGCAAGGTGGTGCCCGGCGACACGCTGCACCTGCACGCCAAGCTGGAATTCATGCGCCGGGGCCTGGGCAAGACCACCTGCCGCGCGGAGGTGGACGGGCAGGTGGCGGCGGAGGCCACGATCCTGTTCGCGGTGGGCAAGGGGTGA